One part of the Coleofasciculus sp. FACHB-T130 genome encodes these proteins:
- the phoU gene encoding phosphate signaling complex protein PhoU, with the protein MLSSKHVHTERIHFDRRTRGLLRDVLRMGALVENSFRLSHQALFSRNLAAAREIPLLDKQIDRFYRQIELDCATLMTLEAPVAQDLRLLSACMQLVRDLERIGDYAKDLAEIAIKLFPYPPHSCLPQIEVMSHHAQAMLASSLVALADLDAAAGKAVKQQDDAVDSAYETVYQTLAFQRDIKGVVEPILLMGLIIRHLERMADHATNIGQRVAYIVTGTRS; encoded by the coding sequence ATGCTTTCCTCTAAACACGTGCATACGGAACGGATACACTTCGATCGCAGAACTAGGGGCTTATTAAGGGATGTTTTGCGAATGGGAGCCTTAGTAGAAAACTCCTTTCGCCTCTCGCATCAAGCCTTGTTTTCCCGTAACCTGGCAGCCGCTAGGGAAATTCCCTTATTGGATAAACAAATTGACCGATTTTATCGCCAAATCGAGCTAGATTGTGCAACTTTAATGACCCTGGAAGCTCCGGTTGCACAGGATTTGCGTTTACTCAGTGCTTGTATGCAGCTGGTGCGAGACTTAGAACGCATTGGTGATTACGCCAAAGACCTAGCAGAAATTGCGATTAAACTCTTTCCTTACCCGCCTCATTCTTGCCTACCGCAGATTGAGGTAATGTCCCATCATGCTCAAGCCATGCTGGCGTCGAGTTTAGTCGCGCTGGCAGATTTGGACGCAGCCGCCGGGAAAGCTGTCAAGCAGCAAGACGATGCCGTGGATAGCGCTTACGAAACGGTTTATCAAACCTTAGCCTTTCAGCGGGATATCAAAGGGGTGGTTGAACCGATTCTGTTGATGGGGTTGATCATTCGGCATTTGGAACGAATGGCAGACCACGCCACCAATATTGGTCAACGAGTTGCCTACATTGTCACGGGAACCAGGTCTTAA